The following proteins are co-located in the Procambarus clarkii isolate CNS0578487 chromosome 16, FALCON_Pclarkii_2.0, whole genome shotgun sequence genome:
- the LOC138365373 gene encoding multiple epidermal growth factor-like domains protein 10: protein MGDEVLHETDREKDQGVDITPNLSPEAFIKRITSAAYAMLTNLLTEPAQLLTEPAQLLTEPAQLLTEPAQLLTEPAQLLTEPAQLLTEPAQLLTEPAQLLTEPAQLLTEPAQLLTEPAQLLTEPAQLLTEPAQLLTEPALLLTEPAQLLTEPAQLALDGACTALDGACAALDRACVALDGACAALDRACVALDGACAALDGACTALDGACAALDGACTALDGACAALDGACAALDGACAALDGACAALDGACAALDGECAALDGACAALDGACAALDGTCAALDGACAALDGACAALDGACAALDRACGALDGACAALDGACAALDGACTALDGACAALDGACAALDGACAALDGACAALDGACAALDRACVALDGACAALDGACTALDGACAALDGACAALDGACTDLDGA from the exons atgggagatgaagtccttcacgaaacggacagagagaaagatcaaggagttgatatcacgccgaacctgtctcccgaagccttcatcaaaagaataacatcagcggcatatgcgatgcTGACTAac CTCTTGACGGAGCCTGCGCAGCTCTTGACGGAGCCTGCACAGCTCTTGACGGAGCCTGCGCAGCTCTTGACGGAGCCTGCGCAGCTCTTGACGGAGCCTGCGCAGCTCTTGACGGAGCCTGCGCAGCTCTTGACGGAGCCTGCGCAGCTCTTGACGGAGCCTGCGCAGCTCTTGACGGAGCCTGCACAGCTCTTGACGGAGCCTGCGCAGCTCTTGACGGAGCCTGCGCAGCTCTTGACGGAGCCTGCGCAGCTCTTGACGGAGCCTGCGCAGCTCTTGACGGAGCCTGCGTTGCTCTTGACGGAGCCTGCGCAGCTCTTGACGGAGCCTGCGCAGCTAGCTCTTGACGGAGCCTGCACAGCTCTTGACGGAGCCTGCGCAGCTCTTGACAGAGCCTGCGTTGCTCTTGACGGAGCCTGCGCAGCTCTTGACAGAGCCTGCGTTGCTCTTGACGGAGCCTGCGCAGCTCTTGACGGAGCCTGCACAGCTCTTGACGGAGCCTGCGCAGCTCTTGACGGAGCCTGCACAGCTCTTGACGGAGCCTGCGCAGCTCTTGACGGAGCCTGCGCAGCTCTTGACGGAGCCTGCGCAGCTCTTGACGGAGCCTGCGCAGCTCTTGACGGGGCCTGCGCAGCTCTTGACGGAGAATGCGCAGCTCTAGACGGAGCCTGCGCAGCTCTAGACGGAGCCTGCGCAGCTCTAGACGGAACCTGCGCAGCTCTAGACGGAGCCTGCGCAGCTCTAGACGGAGCCTGCGCAGCTCTAGACGGAGCCTGCGCAGCTCTTGACAGAGCCTGCGGCGCTCTTGACGGAGCCTGCGCAGCTCTTGACGGAGCCTGCGCAGCTCTTGACGGAGCCTGCACAGCTCTTGACGGAGCCTGCGCAGCTCTTGACGGAGCCTGCGCAGCTCTTGACGGAGCCTGCGCAGCTCTAGACGGAGCCTGCGCAGCTCTAGACGGAGCCTGCGCAGCTCTTGACAGAGCCTGCGTTGCTCTTGACGGAGCCTGCGCAGCTCTTGACGGAGCCTGCACAGCTCTTGACGGAGCCTGCGCAGCTCTTGACGGAGCCTGCGCAGCTCTTGACGGAGCCTGCACAGACCTTGACGGAGCCTGA